From Periophthalmus magnuspinnatus isolate fPerMag1 chromosome 12, fPerMag1.2.pri, whole genome shotgun sequence, a single genomic window includes:
- the arhgef39 gene encoding rho guanine nucleotide exchange factor 39, with amino-acid sequence MSFSPTSDSPPHGSIEEQRERWERKRIRISKELVQTEQKYCQQLQLITTYFVEILAAKGTLKPDVRGSIFSSIKHIHSLNQALLVHLENGYLGRGLDQFCPELHHYRVYADNFYSAQRVLRTQLKKSKAFRRFKKLQESRPEFKGQSLEELLELPLVRAQQYKQFVEDLASNTSPQHHEFQQLSRAVGALSELSDRIEENSRRHENQLQLQRVQRLLTGKTRVQKPGRWYIREGWLKVVPPKGSDPKAHMFFLFSDVLLQTRRSSALSLSSGERFEVRRVFPLSECAVDKVFGHTRSQGGLLNLSFPKARLLLMSSDQDDFNDWVTCLTSAVRQFQSKPTVIHDKVSPEPESSSAPQRKRPLRGQDPVSPPETDSSAPKRRRQEPAAQSVDSSSSSCVIL; translated from the exons ATGAGCTTCAGCCCGACCTCAGACAGCCCTCCTCACGGGAGCAtcgaggagcagagggagcgatGGGAGCGCAAACGCATCAGGATCTCCAAAGAACTGGTCCAAACTGAGCAAAAGTACTGCCAACAACTACAACTCATCACCACG TATTTTGTGGAGATCCTGGCGGCCAAAGGGACCCTGAAGCCCGACGTGAGAGGAAGCATCTTCAGCTCCATTAAACACATCCACAGTCTGAACCA GGCTCTCCTGGTTCACCTGGAGAACGGGTACCTGGGCCGGGGCTTGGATCAGTTCTGTCCGGAGCTGCATCACTACAGAGTCTACGCCGACAACTTCTACAGCGCCCAGCGAGTGCTCCGG ACGCAGCTGAAGAAGAGCAAAGCGTTCCGTCGCTTTAAGAAACTGCAGGAGAGTCGCCCGGAGTTCAAAGGTCAGAGCCTGGAGGAGCTGCTGGAGCTGCCCCTCGTCAGAGCGCAGCA ATATAAACAGTTTGTGGAGGATCTCGCCTCCAACACCAGCCCCCAGCACCACGAGTTCCAACAACTGTCCA GAGCAGTGGGGGCGCTGTCTGAGCTGAGCGACCGCATCGAGGAGAACAGCCGACGCCACGAGAACCAGCTCCAACTGCAGAGAGTCCAGAGGCTCCTGACCGGAAAGACCAGGGTCCAGAAGCCAG GGCGCTGGTACATCCGCGAGGGCTGGCTGAAGGTGGTGCCCCCTAAAGGCTCGGACCCCAAAGCGcacatgttcttcctcttctctgacGTGCTGCTGCAGACGCGCCGCTCCAgcgccctctctctgtcctcggGGGAACGCTTTGAGGTGCGCCGCGTGTTTCCTCTGAGCGAGTGCGCCGTCGACAAGGTGTTTGGACACACGAGGAGCCAGGGCGGTCTGCTCAAC TTGTCGTTCCCAAAGGCTCGTCTGTTGCTCATGTCCAGTGACCAGGACGACTTCAACGACTGGGTCACCTGCCTCACCTCAGCCGTCAG ACAGTTCCAGTCTAAACCTACAGTGATTCATGATAAAGTGAGTCCAGAGCCTGAGAGCAGCAGCGCCCCCCAGAGGAAGAGGCCG CTCAGAGGACAGGACCCTGTGAGTCCTCCTGAAACAGACAGCAGCGCCcccaagaggaggagacaggagcctGCAGCTCAGAG tgtggacagctcctcctccagctgcGTCATCCTCTGA
- the il17ra1a gene encoding interleukin 17 receptor A1a, producing the protein MGRFVPGSVAPRVPLLALVLWVTTTRTARVLPGASDNCTQQGLSCSVHYSNCLDPDWVLSHSFTPPRPETLDLRISTRSDPKGNLLPVMSATWRLRDDGGISFLKASELHVVVVSTNQNLCVRYTYNTTLPMRDPRGDKWSWSSDVVVVDPGQSYSVSVENIPKAELDHSTSSVSKNITVPGCSDPVMRRTLPCVQSGILWSPNISWSESGSVLTVEFSPDPLSDKYKVLCLCGRTEIAKTTLRAPAGNVSRLNVSFPFDTWSCCRLRVEVLSYFPHCKNDCRRHSRYYDLCKMDTATEPPDKPRPLPVALGASALVLLLVGVCIAGVVCGRRGRTAVQQTEKQGPFQTRLEEHPTLLLIYSRDHPLYLDVVLKLAAFLQAQCGILVLLDLLDSSSVSQFGVIRWLELQRQKLGPNDKILVLCSRGVQSKWRAMCGQGQVEHQPDDLIGPFLSLFLSDMHIPHSRGRYIAAFFEDLGSERDVPSFFDIAVKYKLMKHFEELYFRVLDREKYEPQRVNHIQGIGPDEFHRCGSGRALQNAIHTFAAFQIHNPDWFENAGTEVVSESSLLLETMPLPQILEYQPIVRDPAPIYTNDILANETTGHFYIAEPEVKRDVPISLNEPLLPALTPDQSVLEVRPEPRPNMDIFKSELIPNAAMQIPVEDEDETESGAESGVSAGQSAEWAESGDRAGQSAEWAESGVSAGQSVEEELQEGEESKGQSSASDQGYSSRAWTEPNSDHMRALLRLQQELMSGFCHFENE; encoded by the exons ATGGGCCGGTTCGTCCCGGGCTCTGTCGCTCCTCGTGTCCCGCTTTTGGCGCTGGTTCTGTGGGTCACGACAACAAGAACCGCGAGAGTCCTGCCCGGAGCCTCAGACAACTGCACCCAACAG ggtctGAGCTGCTCCGTCCACTACA GTAACTGTCTGGACCCAGACTGGGTTCTGTCTCATTCTTTCACGCCTCCTCGTCCTGAGACTCTGGACCTGAGGATCTCAACCAGATCAGACCCAAAAGGAAACCTGCTCCCAGTGATGAGCGCCACCTGGAGGCTACGGGACGACG GAGGTATCAGTTTCCTTAAAGCCTCTGAGCTTCACGTCGTCGTCGTCTCCACAAACCAGAACCTGTGTGTGCGCTACACCTACAACACCACCCTGCCCATGAGGGACCCCCGAGGAGACAAg TGGTCGTGGAGCTCAGATGTTGTGGTGGTGGACCCGGGTCAGTCCTACAGTGTCTCAGTGGAGAACATCCCCAAAGCAGAACTGGACCACAGCACCTCCAGTGTGAGCAAGAACATCACAGTCCCAG GCTGTTCTGACCCTGTGATGAGGAGGACGCTGCCGTGTGTCCAGTCTg GGATCTTGTGGAGTCCAAACATCAGCTGGTCTGAGTCCGGCTCTGTCCTCACTGTGGAGTTCAGTCCAGATCCTCTGAGTGACAAATACAAagtcctgtgtctctgtggcaGGACAGAGATCGCCAAGACGACCCTGAGAGCACCCGCTGGG AACGTCTCCAGACTGAACGTCTCCTTTCCCTTCGACACGTGGTCCTGCTGCCGTCTCCGTGTTGAG GTTCTGTCTTACTTTCCTCACTGTAAGAACGACTGTCGCAGACACAGCAGATACTACGACCTCTGCAAGATGGACACCGCCACGGAGCCGCCAG ataagccccgccccctgcccgTGGCCCTCGGCGCGTCGGCTCTGGTCCTCCTGCTGGTCGGAGTCTGCATCGCCGGCGTCGTCTGCGGGAGAAGAG GCCGGACGGCGGTGCAGCAGACGGAGAAGCAGGGCCCGTTCCAGACGCGGCTGGAGGAGCACCCGACTCTGCTCCTGATCTACTCCAGAGACCACCCGCTGTACCTCGATGTGGTGCTCAAGCTCGCAGCCTTCCTCCAGGCTCAGTGCGGCATCCTG gTTCTCTTGGACCTCCTCGACTCCTCCTCGGTCTCTCAGTTCGGTGTTATTCGTTGGTTGGAGCTGCAGAGACAGAAACTCGGTCCCAACGATAAGATCCTGGTTCTTTGTTCTCGCGGCGTCCAATCAAAATGGAGAGCCATGTGCGGCCAGGGTCAGGTGGAGCACCAGCCGGACGATCTGATTGGCCCGTTCCTCAGCCTCTTCCTGTCGGACATGCACATTCCGCACTCCAGGGGAAG GTACATCGCGGCGTTCTTCGAGGACCTCGGCTCAGAGCGTGACGTTCCTTCGTTCTTCGACATCGCGGTGAAATACAAACTGATGAAACACTTTGAGGAGCTGTACTTCCGCGTCCTCGACAGGGAGAAGTACGAACCCCAAAGAGTGAACCACATCCAAGGCATCGGCCCCGACGAGTTCCACCGCTGCGGCTCCGGGCGCGCGCTCCAAAACGCCATCCACACCTTCGCCGCCTTCCAAATCCACAATCCTGATTGGTTTGAAAACGCCGGAACTGAAGTCGTCAGCGAATCGAGTCTGCTCCTTGAAACGATGCCCCTCCCACAAATCCTCGAGTACCAGCCAATCGTACGAGACCCCGCCCCCATTTATACCAATGACATTTTAGCAAACGAAACCACGGGGCATTTTTACATCGCCGAGCCTGAGGTCAAACGGGACGTACCGATTTCGCTAAACGAGCCTCTTCTGCCCGCGCTCACTCCCGACCAATCGGTGCTGGAGGTGCGGCCGGAGCCACGCCCAAATATGGACATATTTAAATCAGAGCTCATTCCGAACGCAGCCATGCAGATTCCCGTAGAGGACGAAGACGAGACGGAGTCAGGGGCGGAGTCGGGCGTGAGTGCGGGGCAGAGCGCAGAGTGGGCGGAGTCTGGGGACAGGGCGGGGCAGAGCGCAGAGTGGGCGGAGTCGGGCGTGAGTGCGGggcagagcgtggaggaggagctgcaggagggggaggagtctaAGGGCCAAAGCTCCGCCTCCGATCAGGGCTACAGCTCCAGAGCCTGGACTGAACCGAACTCTGACCACATGAGGGCGCTGCTGAGGCTGCAACAGGAGCTGATGAGCGGCTTCTGCCATTTTGAGAACGAATGA